In Rhodospirillaceae bacterium, the sequence CGGAATCTGCCGGCCGATGCCCGGAGCGTTATCGAGATATGCGGCGCGGAACTCGGCAAGGCCTTACGGCTGCTCGCGACGGTCCTGAAGCCCCAGGCCGTCCTGCTGGCCGGCCAGGTGGGGCGCCATCCGGACTATGTCGCCGGCGTCCGGCGCATCGCAGCCGATGCCGCCCTGTCCGGCCGCACCTTCGATACCCGGGTCAGCGCGCTGACCACGGCCCACTCGGCGGTGTGGCTGGCGCTCGACCGGCACCTGTTCCACGAGCGCTTCGACCTCGGCCGGCTCGCGCCGGAGCGCGCGGCCGACGCCGCCCCGGCAGCGGTCTGAACGATGAAGCTCAACCGAAACATCGTTGCCGGGCTGTGCTTCGTCGGTTTCGGCGTCCTCGCGATTGCCGTGCTTATTCCCTACGGCATCGTCCAGCCGCCTTCGGTCAAATACCGCGCGCTCTCGCCCTCATTCTGGCCCTACATCGTCTGTAGCGGCATTGCCGTCATCGGCGCGCTGCTCCTGGTCTACGAGCTGCTGGCCGCTTTCCGGACCGAGGATACGACAGCCGGCGACGCAGCGCCGCCGGCCGGCCGGCCCGCGTGGATAGCCGGGCGGCCGTTCATCGTGATGGCCCTGCTCCTGGCGATTTACCTGACCCTGGAATTCCTCGGCTTCGTTCTGACCACGACGCTCGGGCTGGTCGCCCTGATGCTGCTGGCGGGCGAACGCCGCCCCCTGATCGTCGTGCCTGTTGCGCTGCTGCTGCCGCTGGCGCTGCACCTGTTCTTCGTCAAGGCGGCGCAGCGGCCGATCCCGGGCGGCGTGCTCGATTTCCTGCTGCAGCGGATCTGACGCCATGTGGGAGACCCTCGCCGCCTCCTTCGCCATGTTCGCCCAGGTCGACAATGTGCTCGCCCTGTTCGTCGGCGTCATGATCGGCACGGTGATCGGCGCCATTCCCGGCATGACAACCCCGATGGGCGTGGCGCTCGCCCTGCCCTTCACCTTCACCATGCAGCCGATCACCGGCATCCTGCTGCTGCTCGGCGTCTACAAGGGCGGGCTCTACGGCGGCTCGATCACCGCCATCCTGATCAACGCGCCGGGCACGCCGGCGGCGTCCTGCACCGGGCTCGACGGCTATCCCCTGGCGCGCAAGGGCGAGGCGCGGCGTGCGCTCGACATGGCGCTCTACGCCTCCTGCACCGCCGATTTCATTTCCAACCTGTCTCTCATCTTCTTCGCCGGCATCCTCGCCAGCTTCGCGCTCAGCTTCGGCTCCCCCGAATTCTTCACGCTGATCGTGTTCTCGCTGACGATCATTGCCAGCGTAAGCGGCGACGACCTGCTGAAAGGCCTGGGCGCCGCCGGGCTTGGACTGGCGCTCGCAATCGTCGGTCTGGACGCGATTTTCGGCACGCCGCGCTTCAACTTCGGCAATTTCGACCTGATGGGCGGGCTGAACTTCATCCCGGTGCTGATCGGGCTGTTCGCAATTCCCGAGGTGCTGAACTTCTACTCCAAGACGGAAACCGCGCAGAAACTCTCCGCGCTTGCCGGCAAGGGCGCCTCGCTGCTCGACTATCGCCGGGCGCTCAAGTCCATCCTGCGCGGCTCGGCGATCGGCGTGATTCTGGGCGTAATTCCCGGCATCGGCGGCGCGCCGGCGGCCTTCCTGTCCTACAGCGAGGCGCGGCGGACGTCGAAGAACCAGGGCAATTTCGGCAAGGGCGAGCTGGAAGGCGTCGCCGCGGCCGAGGCCGGCAACAACGGGGTCGCCGGTGCGACCCTGATCCCGCTGCTCGCGCTGGGCGTGCCGGGCGACATCATCACCGCGATCATCCTGGGCGCCTTCATGATCCACGATCTGCGGCCGGGGCCGCTGATGTTCCAGCAGAACATCACGCTGATCTACGCGCTCTTCATCGGCATCATGCTGAGCTCGGCCTATCTGTTCATCGTCGGCAAGCTCTCGATCCGCTCGATTGCGCGGATCGCCGACATTCCGCAGCGCATCCTGTTTCCGGTCGTGCTGGTGCTGTGCGTGTTCGGCGCCTACGCGATCAACAACACGATCTTCGACGTGCTCGTGATGTTCGTCATGGGGATCGTCGGCTTCGGGATGCTGCGCCTCGGCATACCGGCCGCGCCCTTCCTGATCGCCTTCATTCTGGGGCCGTTGCTCGAGGACAATTTCCGCCGCTCGCTGCGCCTCGGCGACGGCGACTGGACGATCTTTTTCCAGGGCTGGATCACCTGGTTCTTCTGGGGCCTCACCGTTTTGACGCTCGTCCTGATCGTCTGGCAGCGCACCAAGGGCAGGAACGGCCTGCCGCTGGGCGAGGGCAGTTAGCAGACGTCGAGTCTGCCTTCCAGGAGCACCGCGCGGAGTTCGGCGGCAGCATCGCGCAGCATCGGCACATGCCGCCTGGCGTCATCCAACGACATGCGGTGCATCGGGCCGTGCACCGCCAGAGTCGCGACCAGGCGGCCCTTTTCGTCTTCGATCGGCACGGCTACCGCGACCATGCCTTGCACGAGTTCTTCATTGTCTGTTCCCACCCCGTTTTTCCGTATCCGCTCAAGCGCGGTCAGCAATCTTTCCGGATCGGTTATGGTGTTGACCGCGAGCGGCTCCAGTCTCAGTGAATGAACCAAGCGGCGGCGCTGCGCTCTCCGCAGCGTACTCAGGTAGAGCTTGCCGCTGGCCGAACCGTGGAACGGCACCGTCGCCCCCACCGGCAACTGGATGCGCAGCGGCCAGCGCGTCTCGACCCGGTCCAGATAAAACATGCCCTCCCTGTCCGGAATTGTGATGTTGCAGGTCTCTCCGATGGTCTCCGAGAGGCGCCGAAGGATGGCGATCCGGGCCTGCAGGTATCGGGAGAACACGCCGAGGCGGCCGGTAAACGCAGCGAGGCGCCGGCCCGGCAGCACCCGTTTGCCGTCCATATCCCGGACCAGCCATCCGGCTTCCAGCAGTTGCTGGCATATCCGGTGGATGGTTGCTTTCGGGAGATTGAGGCGGTCGTTGATCGCCGTCGGCGTAAGCGGGACGCCGGCATCGAGCAGCGCCTCGATGACCGCCAGGGTACGAATTCCTGCCGGGAGGCGGTCTTGCTGCAGCGGTGACCCGGGATTCAACAAACGTCCGGCCGACAATCAGTTGTGCTGGAACGTGCCCGCCCCCTCATGCACGAGCAATATGGTGGAAATGTCGGGCACAAGAGCAACCACCAGCCACACGACCGACAGGGCGATGAAATAAGGCATGGTGTAATACAACAATCGGAAGTACGGGATATTGGTGATGCTGCTGGCGACATACAGATTGAGCCCGTAGGGCGGCGTGATGAACCCGATGGCATCGCCGATCAGGAACACGACGGCGAAGTGGATCGGATCGACGCCGAACTGGGCGGCGATCGGCGCCAGAATCGGGGCGAAAATGATCGTGTTCGGCAGGCTCTCGAGAATGGTCCCGGCCAGCAGCACGATCGCCATGCAAACGAACAGCACGGCGTAGTAGCCGCCCATCCCGCCGACGAAATCGGTGAAGAAATCCTTGGCCCCCAGCAGGGTCAAGATCTGCTGCATCACGACGGAGATCGCGATCAGCGGCGCGAGAACGCCGGTTATCTGGCCGGACCGCATGATCAGGTCGGGCAGTTCCCGGTACGAAAAACCCGGAATGACGATCCGCTCGAGATAACCGGTATTTTCGGAATACTGCTCGGCCACCGGATTGCCCCGGCCGGCCCGGTCGGCCGCCGAGAGCGCCGCGACTTCCTCTTGCTCCTGTTCGATCCAGTCCGCGTCGGCCGTTTTGCCGCGATGAACGTAACGGTAGATCGGGAAGAAGATCAGGCCGACGATCATGCAGAAGCCCGCGGTCACGCCCGCCGCTTCGGTCGGCGAGAATTTCCCGGAATAGATGCCCCAGATGACCAGGACGATCGCGCCGAAGCCGATCCACGCGCCGATCGCCGTCTTCACGATGCGGCGGAACTCGATCGAGATCAGATGTCCCCAGCCGTTCAACTGGCAGATCAGCCAGCAGACGAACTGCATGGCGACGATCATCAGGATGCCGGGCAGCAATCCGCCGATGAACAGGTCGGAGATCGACAGGTTCATCAGGAAACCGTAGACGATGAAGATGATCGAGGGCGGAATGATGATCCCGACCGTGCCGCCGGCCGCGATCGTGGAAGCGGCGAAATTCCGGTCGTAACCGCCCTTGGTCATTTCCGGATGCATGATCGAACCGATGGTGGCGGTGGTCGCCGAGTTCGATCCCGAAATTGCCGCGAACAGGCCGCATGCCCCGAGCGACGCCATGCCGAGGCCGCCGCGCAGCCAGCCGAGCATGGAATAGGCAAACTCCGAAAGCCGTTTGGCAATGCCGGCGCCCTTGATCAGGTCGCCTGTCAGGATAAAGAGCGGCAGCGCCAGCAGACCGAAGAAATTGAGCCCCTCGAACAGCGTTACGCCGAGATTGGCGAGGGTGAAGTCGATTACCAGGCTGACCCCGATGACCCAGAAGCCGATGACGAGGAAAATCGGTACGCCGACGGCGAAAAAGACCGTAACGGCGCCGGAAATCAGCAGGATCCAGAACGTCTGCATGCCCGCCTCCTAGTCGCCGAGCATGCCGGTCTGAATTTTCAGCGGCCGGCCGTTGCGATAATCGGAAATATCCTTCGCCACGTTTTGCAGAACCCGCACGATCAACAGGGCGAACGCAAGCGGCGTCACAATATAGAACCACCACTGCATGACTTCGTCGGTGCCCTGGACGATGGCGAAATTATCCCTGGAAAGCATGACCTGCTTCGCCGTGTAGTAGATGACGATGACGGAAAAGACGATCCAGAGGAGGGCGTCCAGCAGCAGGCACATCAGTTGCCCGCGCTGGGAGAACCGGGAGCGGATTTCATCGAAGCTGAGATGCGCCCGGATGCGCACATTGTAGGCGCAGGCGATCCAGACGACCCAGAGAAACAGGTAGATCGGGATGGTTGAAGACCAGGCAACCTGCTCACTCAGCAGGAAACGCCGGATCACTTCGACAAAGATGATCCCGGCCATGAAGACATACGCGACCAGGATGATGAACCGTTCGATCCGGGCGTCGATCCAACGCAGTAGCCGCATTGCCGCTCCCCGTTTCCGCCGGCCGAAGACGCTGCCGGCGTTTCGCTGCGCCACGCCGATCTAGCCGATTACCCGCGGGTCTGTCCACCGCTACCGCGCCGGCGGGGCGGCAGAATCGGAAAGAGATGACGTGCTCCGGAATAGACCCGGAGCCCGCCATTTTGCCTCTAACGCACGCCTCGGGACCGGCTGGCGCCTAGCCCTTCCACCAGCGCCGCGGCTCGACATTCTCGGCCAGCGTGTCGGCCGGAATCTCGCGTGCGACGTCGTAGATATACTTGTAGGTGTCGAGGCCGCCGGACCAGCCGTTCAGCCTCTCGCGCCACCGTTCCCAGTGTTTGGGCTGGAATTCCGGCGAACACATCTCCTCCGCCTCGCGCCGCGCCGCTGCGCTCATCCAGGCAACACGGACGTTGTGGTTGGCGAACAGTGTGTTGGGCAACTGCGGATTGGAGAAGCCGACCGTGTTGACCAGGGAGACCTCGTTGGCCGCCTGGACATGGACCTGGGTCAGAAAGGACGATTCCATCACGGCGTCCTGCAGTTCGCCGCCCAGCTTGTCGAACGTCTTGCTGCTCATCGCCGTATGTTCGGTGCCGCAGAAGAACTCGAGATTGACGCACTGCGAGACCACCGGCGACATGTTGGCGTAAGCCACGGCGGAGGGCCAGGTTTCGGCGCCGTCGACCAGGCCCTGTTTCAGGCCGTCCAGGGTTTCCGCCCAGGCGATCGGCGTCGGATTCAGGTTCATCAGCTTCATCGCGATCCGGCCCAGCTGCGTGCCCGTCACGCGGTTCTTCGTGCCGGCCAGTTCCTTCACGCTCTTGACGGTCGGTTTGTCCTTCCACTTCAGGCCGAGCATGATGCCGCGCAGTTCCGCATGGGAGAACAGGAATTCTATGCCATGCCGCTTGCGCATGGGCTCGCGCAGGATCTTCATGCTCTTGGGCGAGTACAGGAAGTGATACTGGGCCGCGCGGGACGGGAACATGTAGGCATAGTCCAGCACGTTCAGGTAGGGCGCGCCGCCGGCCGAGTTCTGCGTCGACGCGGCGTAGATATCGACGATGCCCTGCTGCGTCTTGGTCACGCAATTCAGCTGGCCGCAAATCTGGTTGGAGCCG encodes:
- a CDS encoding TRAP transporter large permease; the protein is MQTFWILLISGAVTVFFAVGVPIFLVIGFWVIGVSLVIDFTLANLGVTLFEGLNFFGLLALPLFILTGDLIKGAGIAKRLSEFAYSMLGWLRGGLGMASLGACGLFAAISGSNSATTATIGSIMHPEMTKGGYDRNFAASTIAAGGTVGIIIPPSIIFIVYGFLMNLSISDLFIGGLLPGILMIVAMQFVCWLICQLNGWGHLISIEFRRIVKTAIGAWIGFGAIVLVIWGIYSGKFSPTEAAGVTAGFCMIVGLIFFPIYRYVHRGKTADADWIEQEQEEVAALSAADRAGRGNPVAEQYSENTGYLERIVIPGFSYRELPDLIMRSGQITGVLAPLIAISVVMQQILTLLGAKDFFTDFVGGMGGYYAVLFVCMAIVLLAGTILESLPNTIIFAPILAPIAAQFGVDPIHFAVVFLIGDAIGFITPPYGLNLYVASSITNIPYFRLLYYTMPYFIALSVVWLVVALVPDISTILLVHEGAGTFQHN
- a CDS encoding tripartite tricarboxylate transporter permease, yielding MWETLAASFAMFAQVDNVLALFVGVMIGTVIGAIPGMTTPMGVALALPFTFTMQPITGILLLLGVYKGGLYGGSITAILINAPGTPAASCTGLDGYPLARKGEARRALDMALYASCTADFISNLSLIFFAGILASFALSFGSPEFFTLIVFSLTIIASVSGDDLLKGLGAAGLGLALAIVGLDAIFGTPRFNFGNFDLMGGLNFIPVLIGLFAIPEVLNFYSKTETAQKLSALAGKGASLLDYRRALKSILRGSAIGVILGVIPGIGGAPAAFLSYSEARRTSKNQGNFGKGELEGVAAAEAGNNGVAGATLIPLLALGVPGDIITAIILGAFMIHDLRPGPLMFQQNITLIYALFIGIMLSSAYLFIVGKLSIRSIARIADIPQRILFPVVLVLCVFGAYAINNTIFDVLVMFVMGIVGFGMLRLGIPAAPFLIAFILGPLLEDNFRRSLRLGDGDWTIFFQGWITWFFWGLTVLTLVLIVWQRTKGRNGLPLGEGS
- a CDS encoding IclR family transcriptional regulator, with translation MSAGRLLNPGSPLQQDRLPAGIRTLAVIEALLDAGVPLTPTAINDRLNLPKATIHRICQQLLEAGWLVRDMDGKRVLPGRRLAAFTGRLGVFSRYLQARIAILRRLSETIGETCNITIPDREGMFYLDRVETRWPLRIQLPVGATVPFHGSASGKLYLSTLRRAQRRRLVHSLRLEPLAVNTITDPERLLTALERIRKNGVGTDNEELVQGMVAVAVPIEDEKGRLVATLAVHGPMHRMSLDDARRHVPMLRDAAAELRAVLLEGRLDVC
- the dctP gene encoding TRAP transporter substrate-binding protein DctP codes for the protein MQSIPEKLKNVSRRDMLRISGQFGLSSTLIAVAGLTGAITAPQLAEAANSTYKKRFKKKARFKLKFGAAGFNERNLLIERAGCLQFVNDLEERTDGEIQIEFIGSNQICGQLNCVTKTQQGIVDIYAASTQNSAGGAPYLNVLDYAYMFPSRAAQYHFLYSPKSMKILREPMRKRHGIEFLFSHAELRGIMLGLKWKDKPTVKSVKELAGTKNRVTGTQLGRIAMKLMNLNPTPIAWAETLDGLKQGLVDGAETWPSAVAYANMSPVVSQCVNLEFFCGTEHTAMSSKTFDKLGGELQDAVMESSFLTQVHVQAANEVSLVNTVGFSNPQLPNTLFANHNVRVAWMSAAARREAEEMCSPEFQPKHWERWRERLNGWSGGLDTYKYIYDVAREIPADTLAENVEPRRWWKG
- a CDS encoding tripartite tricarboxylate transporter TctB family protein, translating into MKLNRNIVAGLCFVGFGVLAIAVLIPYGIVQPPSVKYRALSPSFWPYIVCSGIAVIGALLLVYELLAAFRTEDTTAGDAAPPAGRPAWIAGRPFIVMALLLAIYLTLEFLGFVLTTTLGLVALMLLAGERRPLIVVPVALLLPLALHLFFVKAAQRPIPGGVLDFLLQRI
- a CDS encoding TRAP transporter small permease subunit; this translates as MRLLRWIDARIERFIILVAYVFMAGIIFVEVIRRFLLSEQVAWSSTIPIYLFLWVVWIACAYNVRIRAHLSFDEIRSRFSQRGQLMCLLLDALLWIVFSVIVIYYTAKQVMLSRDNFAIVQGTDEVMQWWFYIVTPLAFALLIVRVLQNVAKDISDYRNGRPLKIQTGMLGD